Proteins from one Panulirus ornatus isolate Po-2019 chromosome 44, ASM3632096v1, whole genome shotgun sequence genomic window:
- the LOC139762763 gene encoding uncharacterized protein has translation MEDFVENKIPVDEKLFKCSACEKSYNKKFTLTQHMRLHTGEKPFKCLVCGKGFTQNRSLNVHIKTHTGEKPHKCNECGKSFIEKGDLNNHLRIHTGEKPFKCSECEKVFSRRSGLAVHLRRHTGVKIHECSECGKGFCEKSQLNKHFRTHTGEKPFKCTECEKMFSQKIHLTVHMRMHTGEKPFKCNLCEKAYSYPTLLIGHMRKHTGDKPFKCKECEKSFPLKKWLTKHLKVHSSLRPYKCKICEKAFIERRSLIRHMRIHTGENLLAERPHKCSHCGKAFIEKRCLVKHIKIHTGERKPSEKRYKCNECEKAYTEKRYLIKHMRLHNTEEAYSCHKCKRIFTENSELTCHMKKCSTGKSMEQSQCEKSVSSGNLSVQDEAECNSSIWSVVGIIPKEEGVIDEIYIKEEPESVLCMD, from the coding sequence ATGGAAGATTTTGTTGAAAATAAGATTCCTGTTGATGAAAAGCTCTTCAAGTGCAGTGCTTGTGAGAAATCTTACAATAAGAAATTTACACTAACTCAGCACATGAGATTACATACAGGGGAAAAGCCTTTTAAATGTCTGGTGTGTGGCAAAGGATTTACTCAGAATCGAAGTCTAAATGTGCATATTAAGACACATACTGGTGAAAAACCTCATAAATGTAATGAATGTGGTAAATCGTTTATTGAAAAAGGTGACTTGAATAACCACTTGCGGATACATACAGGTGAAAAACCTTTTAAATGCAGTGAATGTGAGAAGGTATTCTCTCGTCGCTCAGGACTGGCAGTTCATTTAAGGAGGCACACTGGTGTAAAAATCCATGAGTGCAGTGAATGTGGTAAAGGTTTCTGTGAAAAGAGCCAGCTCAATAAACATTTTAGAACGCATACTGGTGAAAAACCCTTTAAGTGTACCgagtgtgaaaaaatgttttCCCAGAAAATACATCTTACTGTTCATATGAGGATGCATACAGGTGAAAAGCCCTTTAAGTGCAATTTATGTGAGAAAGCCTACTCATACCCCACTTTACTCATTGGTCACATGAGAAAACATACAGGTGACAAACCCTTTAAGTGTAAGGAATGTGAGAAATCATTTCCTCTTAAGAAATGGTTAACAAAACATTTGAAAGTACATTCTAGTTTAAGACCCTACAAATGCAAAATATGTGAGAAAGCATTCATTGAGAGGAGATCCCTCATTAGACACATGAGGATACATACTGGTGAAAATTTATTAGCTGAAAGACCCCATAAATGTAGTCATTGTGGGAAAGCATTTATCGAGAAAAGGTGTCTTGTTAAACACATTAAAATACACACTGGTGAAAGAAAACCAAGTGAAAAACGTTACAAGTGCAATGAGTGTGAGAAGGCTTATACAGAAAAGAGGTATCTTATTAAACATATGAGGTTACATAATACTGAAGAGGCATACAGCTGTCATAAATGCAAGAGAATCTTCACAGAAAACTCAGAACTGACTTGTCATATGAAAAAATGCAGTACTGGAAAATCCATGGAACAAAGTCAATGTGAGAAGTCAGTCTCTTCAGGAAACTTGTCAGTTCAAGATGAAGCTGAATGTAATTCCTCTATTTGGTCTGTGGTTGGAATAATTCCTAAAGAGGAGGGAGtgatagatgaaatatatatcaagGAAGAACCTGAGTCAGTTTTATGTATGGATTAG